The genomic window GGTCTCCTTTAAAGCTTTAGAAGAGATCTCAACAACATCACACACTGTGTTCAGATTTTTCTCCTTAACTGGATTGCTCACATTTGTGTCCTCTGTAAGACTTCATTTTCCTGCTAAGACAAAAGCTGAGATCAAACAAACAAGGGCAGATGTTTGGGCAAGGCTCTTTTCATGCTCTTTCTCTGAGATCTTCTCTCCAGATAGTGAGTTTTTATTGTttcagaatctggcagtaagttgtGGGAGTTCATTTTAGTCCATCTCCTATCCTGAAAGAAATAGTCTCTCATCCTACAGTCCTGCTGTCACAAATACGGTTTCTGTGGCTCCCTCCGATCGCCACCTGAGGGCACCCTCGCCCGAATACTAACCTgcctggactacatttcccaacCACGTACCTGGACTGATTACACACACACCTGTTCCATATCTGCCCCGGACTATTTAAGACTGCCATTCCCCATCATGCTTCGTGAAGTCTTGTTCTGCCAAGTctgacatttctgagcgtttatactGTTGTTTGATCACCTGTGTATTACCTTGGACTGTTTATTGACTTCTGCCTCTGGATCGCTGCCTGCCTGATTACCTCTGCCTGTTTTACTGGATTCTCCTGTCTTGTCTGCCGCCTGTCCTGATCCTTTGCCTGGTACTGATTCTGATTACGtcttgtcaagtcaagtcaaatttatttatatagcgcttttacaattggtaaagcagctttacatattagaagcacagaaaaaagggaagtggttaaaaataaactgtacaaacaagcgtggtaatatgtaacatacaagatggtgctacattaagccaatgtcggctgacttccaggggtggaaaaaaacccctaggagaaaaacccagcgtgctagcactgggaaaaaagtcctaggagggagtCTTGCCTCTGACACGGTCTCTGCTGTtctctgacccctgcctgtacgaccacgattattgttaataaaagctgcacatggatctctcTGAGTCTCCCGCCCCGTTACACCTGCCCATTAAAGGTGAGAAAACCCAATAAATAAAGCAAgctctaaaaatatttttatagttGAGTCTAGAAAGCGAttacagcaagacaattaagaGATCTCTCGTTAATCATTTTGAGCTCCTTTCTCTCAGAACTTTCTCATGTCTCAGTTGTGTTTACCTTTATTTCTTCCAAggaattttaggagaaacataCTACAGTGAGAGATAAATGAGAATCACAACTAAGTCTCACAAGCTTAGAAAGAGCAACCTCTGAGCAATAAAATATTCCTATAATGGAGTCTTGAAAGAGATTGCAAAAAGACAAAGAGATCTATGTTCCTTCCACCACATTCTCCGTTTTAACTCCTTTTCTCTCAGTTATTTCTTTCTAATTTTTAGAGAAACATCTgaaactgttaaaaataaatgaggGATATATGAGAACCACAACTAATTAGTTGTCTCCTGAAACTCAACTTCGGAAAAGCAAACactgaacaatttttttttttttttttttttccctctgggCAGTAACCAGCATTCCATATTGGTCCCAGCATGTGAAACATACCTCATGCTGGTGACCAACAATGCTGCTTTTTTTCAGCAGGGaagttcttttttgttctttggTCAGGAGTAAAAGGAAGTTCAAAATGGCTGAGCAACAATACACTTTTCTTGAACATTCCAATGCAATCCGCACTGCTGGAAGTGGtgtttaaatgaatatttaaatatgtactACACTATATCCTCTCCAtaacacaacaaacacacaaaacgaTAAAAAGAGCAGTTAAGAAAGcttttgatcacaggaatgtGGAGGTTTCCACATCAGACATCcatgctgaaaaatccagcattgTTGGTCACCAGCAAAAGGTAAGGTTTCAGGAATAGCACAAAGGTGTGTGACTCTTCAAGTTGACATTCAGCTGACTGAGCCATTAAGAGAGGGTTTTTGTTTTCCCAGGTGTGAAACATCATTATTCATGATCAGACACGTTTGCCCACAAAGATAGCTTTTAATGTATTATGAAACAGGTGTGCCTGTATGCACTCGCACTAAAATTCACAGCTCTTTTTTATTGAGGTGGGAACTTTATATACCCATCTAGATATCTTTTCCAAGAAAGAAattgcatgcacacacacattcagcagCTGGTTTTCAACATCTGCCTGGTTAAAAGAAAATAAGCTGCACTGAAAGCTAGCCTACATTATATTTCTCACCTCAATGATTgcaggtttgtttgttttttttgttttgtttttttattaaaccaAATGCTTCACTGGGTAGGCTACTCTCTCGCACTCACACTCTCGCTATTATTCATATTTGAATTCATTCAAATAACTGTAATCTTACCTACAACTTTAATTCtcttcagaattgtgtgttatgaAACACAGACTCACAACAATGTTGGTGATAATGAGAGACAAAGAGGTTTATCAGATAAAgaggtttattagaagcagaagGTAATGGACACAAGCAGGCGAGTATACAGTAGAAGAAATAGCGAATGGGGATACTGACCGTTCTGTTCTGTTGCAGATGACTGAGGAGGTCATGGATGATAGCAGCTGAAACACACACTTTGGCAAGGAGAGTGGAGAATGGCTGGAGCCTGATGGAGAAGACTCTGGAGACACAGAGGATCAGGAGAGACAATGGAGAAATACAGCATACCCTGTTCAGAGGTAAGTGCTGACAAACTAGACCAGACAAAGTGCCAGAGTGATGTGTGTGCTTGCAGTGATGAGGAGATAAGCAGATGTGGGTGATTAGTATTCAGGTGACAATGATCTCTGTGATTGGGTGGTGATGGCTGATCTCTGACATAGACAAGccatagataaaataataaacgaAAATTACCTTTATTTTCCGGTCTATATCTGTTTAGTAAGATTTCACGATGCAAAATATTCATGACACTGACAGCTGTTAAACATTCTGACAGGTAATCATGACCACCACatgtgaaatatataaataattttgataGCATGGCCATTCAAAACCTAAGGGACTACCATGTGCACAGTTAAGCTATTAGTGAAGTCCAATTCATTTCCGCAAACTGGTTCTTTTCGGACAGTTCGACTCAATGAACCGGTTCAAAAAGCTGATTCATAttgaaacattcaaataaaaagttatttgtGTAAAAGCATAGCCTATTGCTGATTATTGCCTCATTCACTTAATGGTTTGTGGTCACAGTTTCATTGTATCACAGATCCTTTATGTCAGACACGACTGAACAATATTGATTAGCCTACATTGTGGATAAGATTCACAACTACAACACACACAGTGGCGTGCACAGACCTCCGCGAGGGCgaactgaacacacatattCATGTACAAACATGCATATGTTCTAATGTCTAAAGTATATAAAAAGAATAAACTCATTGATTTCACTTTACAACTTATAATCTGCATGTAGGCTATAATAAACCATAGTAAAATTTATTTACGTCTCTCGACAAAAAGTTTTTTGCAGGTTTTAATAAAATTGTCATAATAAGCATATTTCCAATAAGTGCCGTAGGCTTGCATGGTATCATCATCTCACTCATCAGAGTCCTCGGTAGTCCTCGGTAAACCTCGACATCTGGTTGAACCGGCTTAATCGGTTCTTTTTGATTCCTTGGTAATCCTCTGCAAACTTCGAGTTGGTTGAACCGGGTCAGTCGGTTCTTTTTGAGTTGGACATGCTACTTTGGCTTGTACGTCTTGCATCATCACCTTGGAACTAAATTTCGATTCAGTTCGATAAGTGAAAAGGCTTGGCCGGTTACTTCCTATGAACCGGTTTCAACCGAACGATTTGTTCAAGAACCGAACATCACTAAAAGCTATCAATGACTATCATTTTGGGCATGAATTAATGTAAACGCATATTTTGGATACCAATCGCATCTAAAGTGAATATAAACAGACTGGCCAAAAGATTGGATCAAAAGACCAAATCAAAGACTTGCAGTGTAAACGCAgccttaaggcaggaacacaccaagccgatggtcggccgtcgggcagtttttgttcgttttGTTCGCCATTTCCGGTGTCGGAGCTCGTCGTTCTGtcaggccatctgatcattctgattggctgttcagctactgccacctgctggtacggaaaggcatttcatcttatgCAGGCACAGaatggacgtgctacttggctaTTGGCTGTCGagtgttggtttggtgtgtcagggcaactttggacccagacgctgccaacgtgagccaaccccacagtctgcttttgtcaccactagttcgtcggcgtcggcttggtgatgattgaccattagtGATGATACCTGCGGTTAACAAGCAGAATTACTGAAGTTAAGAAGAACAACAAGGACAGAAAATAAGAAGAGACAAGCAGAAACACAACTACAGCAGACTCAGAGCCACACATctttagatgaaatcaactgcaAATTAAATCAATGATATCTCACCAGTGTACACAATGTACACAAGctctttttaattgattttaactGATTTGTATACAGATCCTATACTTTGAAACAGGAGATAAATCCTTTGAACCTTTGAAACATTTTTACCAGTCAGAATTTTTTCTTTGTTATTCAAAACTTCAGATGACATTGATCAATAACATAAGCATagctaaaacaattaaaatgttctaCTTTCAACAGAGGGtgcaaaaaacaattaaaatctcCTTCTTTGAACAGAGGGTGCAAAAGAAATTATAGGAAGTTATAATTAGcctatatattacaataaatcatatgttttcattttagaaTTCAAattttagaataaaaaaaaaaactaaaagatttgttaaatacacactgaacaaaattataaatgcaaaacttttgtttttacccccatttttcatgagcccCCATTTTAAACAATGCTTGTCCCCAAAACACTGCATGCTTACAGACAAGTGGTCTACTCGCCAGGCAACCAGGAATTCTGTCAGGGGTCCTGATGACCAGTCTGGACCTGCAAGCCTAAGAATTTCACAAATGCACAAACTTGTTTTGGGAACCAGTTTAAGGAGGTGCCATTGAGTATAAATTCCCCATGCTGATGCAGTCAACTACATTGTTTTGAGGTTCACTTATCTCAAAGGTAACTTTTACTGGCCTCTCTTAATCCATTGTTTTTATGTTACTTATCTCATGCTGGTGTTGTTTTTTAGTGTTTTCCAGGTACTTCCTTTACAGACAAAAAATGTCAGACAGCCAAGGTGAGTAAAAATTCggaattgtttttcatttataaaaCGTTAACATCtaacattttgcattttgactaataactatctatcaCAATAATAACTATCACATTTGTAACTCTACAGAAATTACAGTCGCAAGTAGCCCCGACTTTGTTACGGAGCTTCTTCCATCTGCTCAGCGTACAGCTTTGCTCTACCACCTCTCTTATCTCTGCCTGGCTAAGTTCCCCAAGTTGGAGAGGGTTCTCCGAGAGCGTGCTGTTGAAACTCAGCTTCTCTTTGGATCCTCAGAGGCTCTGCTGCTGAAGGTAAAGCCAATGTTCTTGAGCCATTTTTGTTATTGCAACCCACATCCAATAACACTCTTAAGAATGAAGACTCCAAAAGTGGACTTTCACAGAAATGCtataaaagaaccatttttggtcaCCAAAGAATCTTTTAAAAATCTGAAGAGCTTTTTTTACACTAGAAACTTGTGTGTAATGGAAAAGTTCCATGGATGATAATTCTTTGTGGAACTATAGATGCCAATAAAGGACCTTATTGTTAAGAGTGTATTACCGTCTGTCCAAGAGATTAATGAATTCTGAAAGATGAAAAGTCCACAATTCTCTTCAACAAGACAGATGGCAGTCATAAAAATTGTTAATACTGGTAAGAAAGCTGCAGTTTTTAGATGAATATTTAAACGTGCTATATTATATCTCCATAGCACAACAACCACACAATGAAAACGATAATGAGAAAAGAGCAGTTAATAAAGTTCTGATCACAGAAATGTGGATATGTTCCCATCATATCTGCAATTTGGCATTCTactcaagtttatttgtatatagtATTTTATACCATACAGATCACTTCACTCGGACCGAGTGAAAGAATGAATGAGAAGGCAGAGCCCTAGGGCAAACCCACGTAGTACTCAATCGTCATGGACTAATGGCAGTTCAAAGGAGTTTACCAGCCAGCACAAATTTTCTGGATTGTTGGCTTTGGTGAGCTGTTTCGAACTACTGAAATgatctgcatttatttcactctTGATTGGCATCTCAAATGAGCCTAATCTTTAAACTCATGAGACAACTGATTGATTGTTTTAACCAGTTGTTTCCTATGTAAACTATGAAACATGAAGATAAAGAGTGTAAGCATTTCTGCTGTCTTTCAGTGTGCGGCCACAAGTAAAAACCTGGTTTCCACGCTGCTGCCTGCGCTGAAGGTTGCTGTTGAAAAGGACAAAACCATTTTGGCAATTAAGTCCCTGGAAAAAGCCAGACAATGGATCAGTGAAATTGTTGACAAAGTGGAGAAGATGGTAGAtaggtaaaaaaattaaaatgttgctAGAATTTTAGCATAAGAAAGTATAGCAAGATTTGTTGAATTTACCATATCTGGAACACTTTTAATATGGCCACTGCCAAAAGTCCTGTGGATGAACAGTGTATATCAAGAACCTTTACTGTGTTTAAGCTGATGATTAATGTGAAATCTGTTATTGTCAGATATGAGAAACACAACCACAGTGTGGCTTCCTGCACCAGTGATGTAATTCTTGAAAAGAATgagacagaaaaaagaaaagcacaAACTACTAAGGAGATAGATGCTCAGGAGACGGCGGTGAGGGATCTCGAAGATCAACTGAAGAAAAACACTGAGAAGATTGGACAAATTGAGGCAAAGAttgcaaagaaaaacaaagaactGCAGAATCATGTCAAAGAGGCTTCTAGCAAAAGTAATGGTCTCGGTATCGTTGCTGCCCTTGTACCATTTGTTGGACCCATTGTTAAATCAATTTATGATGCTAAAACTGGCCCTGATGTAGCTGCGAAAACCCAGGGTCTGTCCAGCGAATTGTCTCAACTCTCCTTTGATAAATCAAGCCTGATGAGCAAGGAGTGGAACATCCATGTCAGGATGACTGATATGCAGCTGAAGTTGGCAAGCATGAAAATTGAAAATGGTAAGATTCTTTCACTTAAAAGATCTCCAATCATGCTTGACACAACTCCTGATTTACACCAGTAGCCTCTATATATAATTAATGTCTGTTTCATATTGTTTCTAAAGGTTCAATTCCGGACCCTGTCCATCTGAATGATGTCCAAAAATGCCTTTCCTGTATCCAAAAAATTCTGATTCAGCTTCAGAAGTTCTGGGAATCAGTGAGTGTAATGCTGGAGGCTCTCAAAGATGAGACTTTTGCTAATGAACACTTCATCGAGGAGAGTGAACTGAAGGAGATCTTTTTGGAGTCTATTAGTACAGCACAAGGGGTAACTTAGACATTGAGATAATGTTCACCTTGATTTCATTCTCTGAGCTGTAACTGATTTTTTACCCCAAATCTTTCAGCATTGGAAAGCCTTCGGTGAATCCTGTCTGAATGCAAAGAGCATCTTTAGCTTGCAGACTAAAGATGCGTATAAGTTCCTGGAGACCAGCCCATCTTCACTGTCACCAGAGGAATGGAAAAAAGAGTATGACGCTGTCATAGTGGATCTGAACAAAATAAATCCGGATCCCTTTACTCCTGAAGCACCAGCTCCCATTACTCAGTAAAGCAGAAATGTAAGAAGTCTTTACAGTACAAGTAGCGTACATGCCTATAATGTCTCAGGCTTACTGCTTTGAATAATGCATTTGTTATTTCTGATGCCTTTTTCATAAAACCTTTAAGTGAGCCAAATTGTCATGGATTTTCATTTCTCTCATGCCATTTCCATATTCCCTCTGTGATTAAATTGCTTTGGatttcaaaaatataaactttttttttttttgtatactgTCCTGCAGAGGTTGTTCATCCAAATGACATTGGAATATAAGAAATTAATAAACTAAAGCATGAGAAACTAAGACTAACCACAAATAGCATAACGTGAATAAGACCAAAGCATGAACGAGAACATGAGTGTATAAATACATATGAAATTTATATCACGTCTTATTGCTTGGCAGATCATTTAGGTTCCTGCCCAATGACATGGTTATAAGGATGTCCAAATTTTGCCCTCCATCTTAAAAGGCACTTCTGTAGATAAGAGAAAGCAGTTTTTGCAGACACACTAGAAATATCAGCTTTTGGACCTCAGAACTCCTAAAACCCTGCGTATGGCCATAGACACACCTAAGCAAAGTAATGACAGGAACTAGGAGCAAGGGAAACCAGAAACAAATAACCCGTTTCCCCAGTGTATATCCATGTTATTTTGCAACACTGAAGTAAGCTATTTTCTTTGAATGTGTGAGACTTCAGATTCATTAGCCAAAGTATATGTAAATAactaagaataaaaaaaatgcagtaaatgGTCGAATCATTTGAGCTACAACCAGTATATTTATTACCCATACTTTAAAATATGGTATGAAATACCtgtttggaataatatttcaatatttggtATATTATCACATTTACTATAGAAGTTTTTGCCCGGCAAGTCCAGAATTatatatcttctacaagatatatcagtctggtcagtcTGCCCTCCGTCGCGCCtcgagtcaactccaaaccgtaccgtgcaatcagatttgtttatttcagtgacgcaaacagcgtcactctagtgcggcgaaagtcccttcaatatcaacaaagattgcgCACACGAAACCcgagagtttgttctattcagcagtgaattcagttttaaatgaccaaaaacacattcattatttacttttcgctgttgactctcttgtcactttgctaacgtcatatctgcccttctctgattggtttactctgcttcctgtttgctcggatttgctccgccctagaaatcgaattgattcaatggcgaccagactcatccgctggtacagcggtgaggctggattttccaggcaatAGAAGTTTACCATACTACAGTTTACTGCAAAaccagaaatgtgaaaagggtccagtgtgaaagcaccccTAATTTGTGAATGATCAGAAGTCATACAAACATTACACAAAAACATCttttaatgcatatttattGTTTTGCATCAAAATATAGCCcaaaatagtaaattatgtATTTCTAAAACAGATATTTCATTTATAAAGCATGTGAATAATTGCATTCGCTACACTTACAACATATATACTAAATTATGTGCTTGCTGGAAAATCACTAAGGAATGGCTCTTGATGGATTCCTCCTGTGATAAGTCTTAAAAGAATGTCCTGTAATGAGAGcgacagaaaatataaaaataagattAGTCTGATAGATATTTAAAAGAGGGTTCCCTTTTGAAATGGAACTCAACACTGCGTCCTGGAGTTGACGTAATTGGAACACTCCTCGTGAGCCGGTGTCTGAAGCA from Chanodichthys erythropterus isolate Z2021 chromosome 24, ASM2448905v1, whole genome shotgun sequence includes these protein-coding regions:
- the LOC137014809 gene encoding uncharacterized protein — protein: MIAAETHTLARRVENGWSLMEKTLETQRIRRDNGEIQHTLFRVFSRYFLYRQKMSDSQEITVASSPDFVTELLPSAQRTALLYHLSYLCLAKFPKLERVLRERAVETQLLFGSSEALLLKCAATSKNLVSTLLPALKVAVEKDKTILAIKSLEKARQWISEIVDKVEKMVDRYEKHNHSVASCTSDVILEKNETEKRKAQTTKEIDAQETAVRDLEDQLKKNTEKIGQIEAKIAKKNKELQNHVKEASSKSNGLGIVAALVPFVGPIVKSIYDAKTGPDVAAKTQGLSSELSQLSFDKSSLMSKEWNIHVRMTDMQLKLASMKIENGSIPDPVHLNDVQKCLSCIQKILIQLQKFWESVSVMLEALKDETFANEHFIEESELKEIFLESISTAQGHWKAFGESCLNAKSIFSLQTKDAYKFLETSPSSLSPEEWKKEYDAVIVDLNKINPDPFTPEAPAPITQ